A region of the Amycolatopsis sp. cg13 genome:
ACTACTACGACGACATAGCCTGGCTAGGGCTCGCGTTGCAACGAGTGCGCCAACTCCGACTGTCCACAGTGGACGAAGCGACCGTGAACCAAGCGATCGAGGCCATCGACAAACGGCTGCATGAAGGCTGGACGGAAGACCTTGGCGGGGGAATCTGGTGGCGGCGGGGCGACTCATTCAAGAATACCCCGGCGAACGGTCCGGCTGCCATCTTTCACGCTCGTGTGGGTGATCAAGAACGCGCCCATGCGATGACGCAATGGCTCACCGACACCTTGGTCGACCCGGAAACCGGGCTTGTCTGGGACGGGATAAGGGCGGACACCGGCGAAGTAGTCAAGCATATTTTCTCGTACTGCCAAGGGGTTTACCTCGGCGCATGCCTCGAGCAGGAATGGTGGGAAGATGCGGCTCGCACGATCCGGGCAGTCGAACAACACGGAGCGCCCGGCGGAATCCTCCCCGGTTCGGAGGGCGGCGACGGCGGGCTCTTCTCGGCGATTTTGGCCCGATACCTAGCACTTGCGGCGAAAAAACTCCCCAAGCCGGAAGCGGAGACGGCCAAGAGGCTAGTCCAGAAGTCGGCCGAAGCGTGCTGGAACGGGGCGACGCAAGAGAAAGCCGGACCACTGTTCAGTGCCGAGTGGGCAAGGCCGGCAGAGAATCCGCCAGGGAGAGCAGAGAAAGACTTGTCTGTCCAAATTGGAGGCTGGATGCTGCTGGAAGCGGCCGCGACCCTCTAAGCCTCAGCACCCGCAAGAAGCGCGGTGCAAAAACCGAGGCGCGAGACGGACCGACTCCGGTCGACGCTCTGGCTCCCGGCAGCGCGCCAGCAGCAACTGCACCGCTCGGCGGCCGATCTCCGAGATCGGTTGCGCCATCGTCGTCACGCCAGGCGAAACCGTCCGCGCCCAGTCCATGTCGCCGTAACCGACGACAGCCAGCTCCGACCCGATCCGGATTCCGCGGCGGTGTGCTTCCCACTGCACGCCGATCAGCATGGCCTCGCCAGCGACCACCAGAGCAGTAGGTGAAGGCCAACCGTCCAACAACTTCGCAGCAGCTCGGGCCGCGCCGCCGGCGGTGGATAGGCCGGAGGCGACCAGTTCCGGGTGGTAGCGCAGGCCCGCGCGGCCTAGGCCCAGGCGGTAACCGAGGGCGCGCTCTTCGCTGACGGTGGTCCCCTCGGTCCCGGTGATCAGCGCGATCCGCCGGTGCCGTCGCGCAGCCAGGTGCTCGACCAGCGCGGACATGGCCTGGAAGTTCTCCGACCCGACCTGGTCGACGTCGTTGCGGCCGGCGATCCGGTCCACCAGCACGGTGGGGACGCCCGTCCGCACGAGCCCGTTCACGACGTCCTCGTCACCGGGGGCGGGCACCAAGAGCACACCGTCGACGCGGTCCGCCCGCAGGGCGCGCAGCACTTCGGCTTCCTCGCGCGGGCAGTCGCTGGTGTCGGCCAGCAGCAGGTCGCAACCCGCCCGCGCGGCAGCGCCGCGGATGGCACGCAGCAGCTGGTCGTGGTACGGGCTGGCGTGCCTCCCCAGTGCCACCCCGAACCGATGGGTGACCGGCAGGTCCCAGTGGGAGACCTCCGGCGCCAGAACGGTCATTTCTCATGGCCCTCGTCGTAGATACCTACCCAACAGTAGCCACTGTCGGGCCGCGCAAGAGAGGGTCCGAGACGATCGGGTCCCGAGAATCACTGAGGTGAGTGAACGAAGCGCGTGCTTGGTTACACCGGGCAGTCAAGACTGGCGGCTACGCACACCCGCAGGAAGCCCGGTGCCGCAAAGTCGGCGGCAACCGCACAGTCTCGGCGGGACGCCCGGGATCCGCCAGTCGAGCCAACAACAGCTGCACCGCGCGGCGGCCGATTTCGTCGATCGGCTGGGCCATGGTCGTCAGCGGCGGGTCCACGAGATCGGCCCATTCGACGTCGTCGTACACCACCACGGGCAGGTCCTGGCCGATCCGCAAACCCCGCCGCCGCGCCTCGTGCAGCACGCCGACCATCATGCTGTCGTTCGCGACCACCAGCGCGGTCGGCGGATCCGGCAGCGCCAGCAGCGTGCTCAGCGCCAGGCCGCCACCGTCGCGAGAGGACTGTCCGCAAGCCACCAAATCAGCCGACCAGCTCAAGCCCGAGCGGCCGAGGCCGAGCCGATAGCCGAGGACACGTTCGTCGCTTGTCGTCAGGCCGGGCGCGCCGGAGATCATGCCGATCCGGCGATGGCCCAGCGACGCCAGATGCGCCGTCAGCGCCGAGGTCGCCTGGATGTTCTCCGCGCCGACCTGGTCGATGTCGGTCCGGGTGGTGAGCCGATCCATCAGCACGGTCGGCACGTCCAGCGAAACCAGTTCGCCCAGCACCGACCCGTCGCCGGGCGCGGGCGTGATCAGCAGGCCGTCGACCCGCCGCGACCGCAAGGCGCGCACCACGTCCCGCTCGGTGCCTGCGGTGTCGTGCGTGTCCGCCAGCAGCACGGTGTATCCGTTTGCCGACGCCTCTCGCTCGATCGCGTGCATCAGCGCCGCGAAGTACGGGTTCGCGACCAGCGAGATCGCCATCCCGATCGACCGCGTACCCCCGGTGACCAGCGAACGAGCGATCGCGTCGCCGGTGTACCCGGTGGTCTCGATCGCCCGCAGCACCGCGGCTTTCGTCTCCTCGGCCACCGCCCGCGTGCCGTTGACGACGTGCGACACCGTCGTGATCGACACGCCCGCCATTTCGGCGATGTCGCGCTGGGTCGGGCGGGCGGAGCGGGGTCGCGGCATGTCTGTCCTTCATCAAGAGAGCTCAACCAGAAGCGTTGGCAAGCGTTTGCGCAAACGCTTGCGTCATGGCATGAGTCTGTCTACCTTCCCGTCCATCGGCAAGCTCGCACCTCGATTCGGAGGGCATCCCCATGAGACACCGGAGTCTCACCGCACTCGCCTTGGCGGCCGCTGTCGCGGTCTCCACCGCAGGGTGCACCGTCGAACGCCACTGGGGCGGCAGCTCCAAAACCGGCGGGAGTGGCAAGGCCAAGGTCGGCCTCGTCACGAAGACCGACACCAACCCGTACTTCGTCGAACTGCGCAACGCCGCGTCCGCCGCGGCGAAGGCCAACGGCGCTGACTTCAGTGCGCTCGCCGGGCAGTTCGACGGCGACAACGACGGTCAGGTGCGCGCGATCGAGAACCTGATGCAGCAGGGCGTCAACACCATCCTGATCACCCCGAGTTCGTCGACCGGCGTGCTGAAGGCCATCAAGGACGCTCGCGACGCGGGCATCCTGGTGATCGCCCTCGACACCGCCACCGAACCGCCGGACGCGGTCGACGCCACCTTCGCCACCGACAACTTCGCGGCAGGCGAGCAGCAGGGCGCGTACGTCAAGGCGGCGCTGAAGGGCACCGATCCCAAACTCCTGATGGTCGACGGCACCGCGGGCAGTTCGGTCGACACCCAGCGGCACGGCGGGTTCCTCAAGGGCATCGGGCTCAAGGACGGCGCGCCGGAGATCAAGGGCCACACCGCCGCCAACGGTGACCAGAGCCTCGCCCAGCAGGGCATGGAGAACCTCCTGCAGCGCACTACCGATATCAACGCGGTGTACACGATGAACGAGCCGATGGGCCGCGGCGCGTACGCGGCGTTGAAAGCGCGTGGGCTCAACGGACAGCTCACCGTCGGCTCGATCGACGGCGGTTGCGAGGGCGTGCAGAACGTCAAGAACGGCCAGTTCGCCGTCACCGTGATGCAGTTCCCGCGGAAGATGGCCGAGCAGGGCGTACTGGCGGCGGTCGACTACGCGAAGACCGGGAAGAAGCCGAGCGGGTTCGTGAACACCGGCTCGACCGCGATCACCGACCACCCGATGCCGGGCGTCCCGAGCAAGGACACCGCGTGGGGCCTGCAGAACTGCTGGGGAGGCGGGAAATGACGACCGCGACGGTCAACAACCGCGAGCGCGAAACGCTCGGCGAGTTCTTCCTGCGCGCCCCCGCGGTCGGTCCCGCGTTGGCACTGGTCGTGGCGGTCGTGGTGTTTTCCTTTGCCACGGACACCTTTTTCGACCTGGACAATCTGTCCA
Encoded here:
- a CDS encoding glycoside hydrolase family 76 protein — translated: MCARHVRRLWALPGTALGRSGWPPTLSQRFHWHWNYWWQAHLLDSLVDAQLREPTDDRARLIYRFITTVHRRNFGSWVNDYYDDIAWLGLALQRVRQLRLSTVDEATVNQAIEAIDKRLHEGWTEDLGGGIWWRRGDSFKNTPANGPAAIFHARVGDQERAHAMTQWLTDTLVDPETGLVWDGIRADTGEVVKHIFSYCQGVYLGACLEQEWWEDAARTIRAVEQHGAPGGILPGSEGGDGGLFSAILARYLALAAKKLPKPEAETAKRLVQKSAEACWNGATQEKAGPLFSAEWARPAENPPGRAEKDLSVQIGGWMLLEAAATL
- a CDS encoding LacI family DNA-binding transcriptional regulator, coding for MTVLAPEVSHWDLPVTHRFGVALGRHASPYHDQLLRAIRGAAARAGCDLLLADTSDCPREEAEVLRALRADRVDGVLLVPAPGDEDVVNGLVRTGVPTVLVDRIAGRNDVDQVGSENFQAMSALVEHLAARRHRRIALITGTEGTTVSEERALGYRLGLGRAGLRYHPELVASGLSTAGGAARAAAKLLDGWPSPTALVVAGEAMLIGVQWEAHRRGIRIGSELAVVGYGDMDWARTVSPGVTTMAQPISEIGRRAVQLLLARCREPERRPESVRLAPRFLHRASCGC
- a CDS encoding LacI family DNA-binding transcriptional regulator, with protein sequence MPRPRSARPTQRDIAEMAGVSITTVSHVVNGTRAVAEETKAAVLRAIETTGYTGDAIARSLVTGGTRSIGMAISLVANPYFAALMHAIEREASANGYTVLLADTHDTAGTERDVVRALRSRRVDGLLITPAPGDGSVLGELVSLDVPTVLMDRLTTRTDIDQVGAENIQATSALTAHLASLGHRRIGMISGAPGLTTSDERVLGYRLGLGRSGLSWSADLVACGQSSRDGGGLALSTLLALPDPPTALVVANDSMMVGVLHEARRRGLRIGQDLPVVVYDDVEWADLVDPPLTTMAQPIDEIGRRAVQLLLARLADPGRPAETVRLPPTLRHRASCGCA
- a CDS encoding substrate-binding domain-containing protein: MRHRSLTALALAAAVAVSTAGCTVERHWGGSSKTGGSGKAKVGLVTKTDTNPYFVELRNAASAAAKANGADFSALAGQFDGDNDGQVRAIENLMQQGVNTILITPSSSTGVLKAIKDARDAGILVIALDTATEPPDAVDATFATDNFAAGEQQGAYVKAALKGTDPKLLMVDGTAGSSVDTQRHGGFLKGIGLKDGAPEIKGHTAANGDQSLAQQGMENLLQRTTDINAVYTMNEPMGRGAYAALKARGLNGQLTVGSIDGGCEGVQNVKNGQFAVTVMQFPRKMAEQGVLAAVDYAKTGKKPSGFVNTGSTAITDHPMPGVPSKDTAWGLQNCWGGGK